The Oxyura jamaicensis isolate SHBP4307 breed ruddy duck chromosome 28 unlocalized genomic scaffold, BPBGC_Ojam_1.0 oxy28_random_OJ131, whole genome shotgun sequence genomic interval CGCCTCGGGGTCCCCATGGGGTGCACGGTGGTGGCCCCCCCTTGGTGGCACCGGTGGCCCCGCTGCTGGGACGTGGGGCAccccacaggctgctgctggcccccaGAGCGTGGGGCTCAGGCTCTCTGCTCCCGCAGGCGCCGGCGGCCGTGGCGGGTGCTGCTCCTGGCCTGGCTCAGCCTGGGCTGCGGCATCGGCACCGCGCAGGTGAGGGCGCGGGGGCACCCCCGGGCTGGTCCATCTGTGCCGCCCCAGCCCCGACCCCGAACATCCCCTTCCTCCAcgcagggctcagccccggAGGTGCCGGTGCAGGGCCCCGAGTCCCCTGCCCATGCTCGGCCTCGCCGGCAGCTGGCTCGGGGCACTTGGGGGCCCTGGGGACCCTGGAGcgcctgctccagctcctgcggGGACGGCGTCGCCTTCCGCGCCCGGAGGTGCCTGCGGTGAGTGGTCCCCGCGGTGTCCCCACGCACCCAGGTGCCATCGGGGCGCAGCTCTGCCACCGCTTCCACGcgtgctcctgcagctcccgtCCCCACGCGGGGCCCGGGCCTCGTTTCAGCCTCGTTGTAGGGcgggagggatggggaaggcagGCGGGTGCTGGCTCCGGTCGTCCCCGGATGGCTCCATGTGGTCCCCGCTCCCGGTTGTGCCCCCAGCCAGGCCATGGCTCGGCACCCCGGCCCCGCAGGACGTCCCCAAGGGGACGCGGGGCTGCTCGGGGTGCTCGTaccccagccctgctgatgCTGTGGCCTCAGATCCGCCGTGGAGGAGCCGTGCACGGGAGACCCGCGGCAGTACCGGCTCTGCCAGCTCCAGGTGAGCGTGCCACGgcgcggcacggcacggccccgcgGGCTCTGTGCTCCTGACCCCGTGGGTTCCATCCTGCCGCTCCCTCAGGGCTGCCCCGGCGGCTCGGTGCCTTTCCGCGCCATGCAGTGCTCCCTCTACGATGACAAACCCATCCCGGGCACGCAGGCCCGGTACCGCTGGGTGCCCTTCTACGGAGGTGAGCCCTGGGGCAGCGGGCGCAGCGCCACCGGGATGTCCCGGCCGTGGCGCAGCCGGGACCGggggctgctgccgccgcccccACCACAAcgtcccctccttcccttctggccccggcagcccccaaCGCCTGCGACCTCAACTGCCTGGCCGTGGGGCACAATTTCTACTACACCTTCGGCCGGGTGCTGGACGGGACCCGCTGCGGCCCCGACTCCCCGGAGCTGTGCGTCGGCGGGCGCTGCCTGGTGGGTGTGCGAGGGGATAGGACCTCAgggacccccgggaccccctGGGACCCCCGGTCCCTACCCCGACGCCGCCTCTCGGCTCCTGCAGAGCGTCGGCTGCGACGGGATCCTGGGCTCGGGTGCGCGGCCCCACGCCTGCGGCCGGTGCGGCGGCGGCCAGGACGGGTGCCTCTTCGTGCACCGGCTCTTCCAGGGCACGGAGCCCCCCTCCGGTGAATGAACCATTGCCCCGGCCCCCTCCATGGGTGAATGCTTTGGCTCTTGGCTCCCCTGTCCCCCCTGTCCCATTTGTGTCCCCAAGGCTTCGCCTGGGTCCCCCAGGACCTTTTGCAGCTCTCCTCAGTCACCTCTGGGGGGGGATTTCTGGGGTGTCCCTATGGTCCGTGGGGTCCCCATGGGTGTTCGGGGGTCCCTGGGTGTGCCTGGGACCTTTGTGGTCCATGTCCTGTGCCCATGGGGTGCCTGGCCAGGCTGTGGAGATGATGACGCCCCTGAGGGTGCCCCACATGTCCCAGCGCATGGGCCCAGTCCCCTCCCACCACCCCCTTGCTCACCCGTGCGGGGgtcccagccctggcaccccCATCCCCACGACGTCCCCTCTGCCGTGCCCGGGCTCTGCCCTGACTCCTCGCCCGCCTCCAGGTTATTTTGGGTACATGAACGTGACCAGGATCCCGGCTGGGGCCACCAACATCAGGGTGACAGACAAGAGCCGCAACTACCTCGGTAGGACGCGTCCCGTCCCCTCCCAGTCCATCCCAGTTGATGCTGGGAACGGGCCTGGGGCACAGACACGGGGTTCGGGAAGGGCTGAGCTGCAGTGGGGTCGGCACAATGGGGCCGGGCCGGCTGCCATGGGACCAGCACCGGGTCCCCGTCCCCAGAACCCCGTCCCCAGGGCAGCCAGGACCCCGTCCCCTGGGGGCTCGGGGAATTTTGCACATCAGGGTTCGGCTCCAGCTCAGGACCGAGGCCAAGCCTCACATGAAAGCAGATTTCTCCCGCACCCCGCACGCAGCTTCCCCAGCCCGTGCTGCCCTCCCGGGGGGCTCCGGCGAGGACCCAGCACCCAGGAAGCCCCCACCCTGCCCGGCTCAGTGCAGGGGTCCCGGGGCCGTGCTCGGCTCCCGGACActctccttcctgcagccctgaTGACAAGCGACGGGCGCTACGTGCTCAACGGGGACTGGTCCATCGCCTGGCCGGGGCCGTACGAGGCGGCCGGCACCCGGCTGCTCTACGCCCGGACCCCTGACGGCACCGAGAGCCTGGAGGCGGCGGGGCCCACGGACGAGGATCTCCACGTGCTGGTGAGCCCCGGGGGCAACGTGGGGCCGCGGgcggctgtccccagccccgttGCCCCCCTTACCTCTGCCCTGCCTCGCgcaggtcctgctgcaggagcccaaCCCCGGCATCGAGTACGAGTTCTGGCTGCCCCGCGGGCACCCCCAGCCCGGTGACACCAGCCCCCtgcggcagccccagccccggggggccggcagccccccgcccgcggagcccccggcccccacaCCGCCCCCCCGGACCCAGGGTCACACCACAGAGCCGCTGCCACCGAGAACCCCCCCTGGCCACAGCGGGGCTGCCGCAGGTGCCTGCACCCCCCTGGGGTCCCCGTGCCCtcctgcacccatgggtgctgctgtggggagagACCGAGagagcctgggggggggggctgaacGTCCAGAGCTTGGcattctccctctctccttatGGGATATGCCCCCCCCACCATAGAAGGGGGGGTTTGGGGGTCCCCTCTCCCCACtaagctgctgcagctttgccGCCGCAGGGCGATGCGGGAGGTGCCGGCCGCCCAAGGGACGTTCCCAGCGCATCCGGCACTTCTGCCAGAGCGACTTCGGTGAgcactggggtggggggggtccGGGTGGGCttggagggggaagggggggcgATGCCAGGGGTTGTGCCCAGCTCAGGCCGCCCCACGCCGGCCCTGCAGTCTTCCAAGCGCGGATCCTGGCGCGGCGCTCGGTGGGGCAGGAGACGCGCTACGAGGTGCAGGTGAAGACGCCGTACCGGCACCGCTTCCCGCTGGTGCCGCGCGAGTACGTGTGGGTGCCCGACGCCTGCGGCTGCCCCCCGCTCCTGGAGGGCCGCGAGTACCTGCTGATGGCGCGGCGCCACGTCAACTACGAGCACACGCTGAACCGCATCCTGCTGCAGCGCGACGGCTACGCCCGGCCCTGGTCACCCCGCGAGGAACGGCTGGTGCGGGAGGCAGCGCGGCACTGCGCACAGCCCCGGCCGCCCTGAGCCCCTCGGCCCCGTCACCCAGGGGGTGGCAGCGGGACCCCCGGGGGCCACGGGGGGGGCCGGGACCCCTCCTGTCACGCAGCGGGTCCTCTGCGGCTCTTTGCGAGGCCATGGAGGGGCCAGCATCCCCCCCTGGAGCCCCGTGCTGGGCACCTCGCTGTCCTCAGGGGTGATTTGGCtgcagggtggggaggaggagggtggtaatttattctatttttttgcagaaaataaacctATCTATCCCTCAGGCGCCGTGTATCCCTTTCCTGGCTAGAAGCAGAGGGGGTATCCCTTGCGCTCCCCACCCTGGGGTGCCATCCGTGTCCCCATGCTGAGCCCCAAGAGCAACAAGTCCCcacccctgtccccaccccgtccccatcccgtccccatcctgtccccgtccccccgaTGGAATCCCGCCAGCCTGTGCCTCTCGAGGCCGGGGACCTGCCGCTTATCTCTCTTCCGTCGGAGGCGCGCGGGTCCTTCCCCGGCCGTAACCCAACCCGGGGCTGGCTGCGCCCCGCGGGGCCCGTGTGGGGACGGGATGGGGGCACCGTAGGCTCGGCCACCCCCTGCACCGTGCCGTGCGCCCCAGGGGGTGTTTGGAGCTCTCCCAAagcgggctgggggctccccagTGGTCGATGGCCGAgagccagagctgagctggggggactggggcagggctgggctccccCAGCTGGTCCCAGTACAGCCTGAGTGGTGCCAGGTGCTCCGACCGTGGGCAGGGGCTCGCTGGGGTGATTGGGGGCAGAAAGGTGCCCTATAAAAGTGCCCCATCCCACCTCCTGGGGCTGTTCTGGAGCTGATTCCTGGGTGGGGGCTGCTTTGTCCTTGGGGGGTCCCCAACCATTAATTAGGGCCTggggctctgtgctggcagcttcGGGCACCCTGAGGGTCCCCCTGTCCATCCGTCCATCCTGGGGATGGCCACCCCACGGGCAAAGAGGCCCCGCAGGGAGAGCAGTGGGGACCTGGGGCTCTCGGCCACCAAACCCCGGGCTCGCCAGCAGGCCAAGAGCCGCCAGAGAGGAGAGGATGGGGGCAAGCGTGTCCCGGGTCCCCCCCTGGAGCCTGTGACCCCCGGGAGGCGGCAGCTGGCCAGGCTGCGCTTCGGTGGGGAGCAAGGCAGCCTGGTgtctccttccctctgcccaggGGAACGGGGTGAGCCCCTCCATTGTGGGGTGGTCCCTgcatggggaggggggcagccctgggctgcagtgctgggagccccccggagccccccctCGCAGCCCTGCTATAAGGGAGCCTACTTCTCGGGGCTCCCTGCGGATGAATGCCAGGaccccgctgtccccagcctgtgagtatgttggggggggggtcacTGCAGCCCCCCCTGCATCGCCcaagctctgctttcctctggcCAGGCCTCCCCCTGCGCCCCCTACACCCGGCCGCCGCAGGACCCGCAGCACCCCGGAGCACACCCTGGTCCTGGAGCTGGTGAgcggggggatttggggggggggggtcacagtgctggggctgggcctgATGCTGCCACCTGCCCCGCAGGAGGGGACCCTGGTCTGCTCCTCCGTGCTCGCCAGGCGGCTGCCGGGTGCCGTGGCCTCCTTCACCACCTCCTTCCAGGGCGACGCCTATACGGTGGGTGTCCttgccctggggagggggctgcagggggctgggggtctGGGTCCTGCGTCCTCCCCTTGTGGCTCCAGGGGCTGAAGTCCCAGGGGAGAAGGTGGCTGGGGTCCCCTGGGCTCCCCTCGGGGGCGCTTCTGGGGGTCAGGTTTTGGGTGCCAGTGGCTGCTCGGGGCTGCCTGCAGATGCTGTTCCCTTGCAGGTCCGCGTGCAGCTGCGTCCCCACGTGCAGCAGTTCCTCGAGAGCCTTTCCAAGACCTTCGAGGTACCCGGAGCCCCCAAATTCCCCGGGGGTCCCCATGGAGccaggcaggtgctgctgcactgggctggggagggcttgGGCAGCTTGCACAGGGGCCTTCATCTGCTTCCCCCCCCAGATCTTCATCTTCACAACAGCGAAGCAGGACTATGCTGAGAAGATCCTGGAGGTTCTGGACCCCAAAAAGAAGCTGATCAGGTGATGCCCCTGCAGAAGCCCTGCTGGGGGCACTCCCGTggccggggctgctccccacgGGTTCCGCATCCCCCTGCAGGCGCTGCCTCTCCCAGCGGGACTGCCTCTGCGCCCACGGCTGCTACTGGAAGGATCTgtccctgctgggcagggaccTGGCCAAGACGGTGGCCCTGGACCACACCATCCAGGGCTTCCCCTCCCAGGTACCGCCAGCGCTGGCTCTCGTGTCGGGGGGTTCACTTGCCCCGTGGCCACGACGGCTGCCCCGTAGCCAGCGCTCGCCCTCTCTCTCCCCAGGCTGCCAACTGGATCCCAGTGCCGAGGTGGTTTGGGGACCCCGGGGACGAGGAGCTGCTGCGCCTCGTCCCGCTGCTGGGACAGCTCTGCCGGGCGGTGAGGACGGGGCTGGGGTCCGGGATGGGGTGCTGCAAGCTCTGGGTGTGCagccctccccatccccatctctcCCCTAGGACGACGTGCGCACCGAGGCGCAGCAGCGGCTCCCGCGCTGCAGGCTGCCCACCGAGGACTAGGACAGCCCACAAGGAGGGGAGCGGGACGGGGAAACCCCCCGGGAGGGACCctggcttggggggggggggggggtgctgctgtggggaaggcTTGCTGCAGAACGAGCAGCTCTTGGCCGTTGCCCAGAGCTCTGTAACGTCCTGCCAAGGGGTGCTTTCGTGGATGATTACGTGCTTGGACAAAGGTCTTGCTCTCGTCGTTGCCTCCCGAGTACGCCTCAGCTGTGCAAACACGCCGAGCCTGGGGACGGATGGCTCAGCCCGCTGCCACCCTGCGATGCCACAGGGGTTCGGGTCCgtgccctgggcagggctgcccgcagcagccccgCTGTTCCCCTTCGGTGGCTGAGCCCCACGCAGCAGTGATGCCCTTGGGAGGGCCCCAGCTGGCAGCGCTCCCCGcgcccctccccagccctgcccggtgCCGGGGCGCAGCTGCCACCATGCAGCAAGGGCTGAGGGCGTTCGTCTCCGCAGCGTGGGGCGACCACGGGGTGCAGCAGCCGGCCCCGGGCACGTTTCTGAAGGCTGCTGA includes:
- the ADAMTSL5 gene encoding ADAMTS-like protein 5 gives rise to the protein MGCTVVAPPWWHRWPRCWDVGHPTGCCWPPERGAQALCSRRRRRPWRVLLLAWLSLGCGIGTAQGSAPEVPVQGPESPAHARPRRQLARGTWGPWGPWSACSSSCGDGVAFRARRCLRSAVEEPCTGDPRQYRLCQLQGCPGGSVPFRAMQCSLYDDKPIPGTQARYRWVPFYGAPNACDLNCLAVGHNFYYTFGRVLDGTRCGPDSPELCVGGRCLSVGCDGILGSGARPHACGRCGGGQDGCLFVHRLFQGTEPPSGYFGYMNVTRIPAGATNIRVTDKSRNYLALMTSDGRYVLNGDWSIAWPGPYEAAGTRLLYARTPDGTESLEAAGPTDEDLHVLVLLQEPNPGIEYEFWLPRGHPQPGDTSPLRQPQPRGAGSPPPAEPPAPTPPPRTQGHTTEPLPPRTPPGHSGAAAGRCGRCRPPKGRSQRIRHFCQSDFVFQARILARRSVGQETRYEVQVKTPYRHRFPLVPREYVWVPDACGCPPLLEGREYLLMARRHVNYEHTLNRILLQRDGYARPWSPREERLVREAARHCAQPRPP
- the LOC118158454 gene encoding CTD small phosphatase-like protein 2-A isoform X1 — encoded protein: MATPRAKRPRRESSGDLGLSATKPRARQQAKSRQRGEDGGKRVPGPPLEPVTPGRRQLARLRFGGEQGSLVSPSLCPGERGEPLHCGVVPAWGGGQPWAAVLGAPRSPPSQPCYKGAYFSGLPADECQDPAVPSLPPPAPPTPGRRRTRSTPEHTLVLELEGTLVCSSVLARRLPGAVASFTTSFQGDAYTVRVQLRPHVQQFLESLSKTFEIFIFTTAKQDYAEKILEVLDPKKKLIRRCLSQRDCLCAHGCYWKDLSLLGRDLAKTVALDHTIQGFPSQAANWIPVPRWFGDPGDEELLRLVPLLGQLCRADDVRTEAQQRLPRCRLPTED
- the LOC118158454 gene encoding CTD small phosphatase-like protein 2-A isoform X2 translates to MATPRAKRPRRESSGDLGLSATKPRARQQAKSRQRGEDGGKRVPGPPLEPVTPGRRQLARLRFGGEQGSLVSPSLCPGERGEPLHCGVVPAWGGGQPWAAVLGAPRSPPSQPCYKGAYFSGLPADECQDPAVPSLPPPAPPTPGRRRTRSTPEHTLVLELVRVQLRPHVQQFLESLSKTFEIFIFTTAKQDYAEKILEVLDPKKKLIRRCLSQRDCLCAHGCYWKDLSLLGRDLAKTVALDHTIQGFPSQAANWIPVPRWFGDPGDEELLRLVPLLGQLCRADDVRTEAQQRLPRCRLPTED